A genomic window from Megalobrama amblycephala isolate DHTTF-2021 unplaced genomic scaffold, ASM1881202v1 scaffold518, whole genome shotgun sequence includes:
- the LOC125261878 gene encoding erythroblast NAD(P)(+)--arginine ADP-ribosyltransferase-like: protein MLLIIEALLLISSALGRDHRDDDNTYTLNMAPQSVDDQYKGCKENMKKDVETKYLKNELDTSPTFNAAWKKVKVEPPYDILSKDHKIAIYVYSDASVYNDFNSDTRSGKEQYKNKKYKWYSLYFLLTDAIQILKSKTEQENKCYSTCRRTKVKFNENALNTEVRFGSLASSSPCPKKKIFGDESCFEIYTCEGADVSKYSKLPEEKEVLIPPYEKFKVKAVKKRKDYKDLWCETVFVLNTTGTISNLNCAVAQKDKANL from the exons ATGCTGCTGATCATTGAAGCTCTTCTTCTCATTTCATCTGCTCTAGGACGG GATCACAGAGATGACGACAATACATATACACTGAATATGGCACCGCAATCTGTCGATGATCAATATAAGGGCTGTAAAGAGAACATGAAAAAGGACGTGGAGACAAAGTATCTGAAGAATGAACTCGATACTTCACCCACTTTTAATGCAGCTTGGAAAAAAGTAAAAGTCGAACCCCCATATGATATCTTGTCAAAGGATCATAAAATCGCCATTTATGTGTACAGTGATGCCAGTGTATACAACGACTTCAATTCTGACACTCGTAGTGGTAAAGAacagtacaaaaacaaaaaatacaaatggtATTCACTTTACTTTCTGTTAACTGATGCGATACAGATTCTGAAGAGCAAAACAgaacaagaaaataaatgttattcaaCTTGTCGTCGCACTAAAGTTAAATTCAATGAGAATGCTCTGAACACAGAGGTTCGTTTCGGCTCGCTTGCATCTTCCTCTCCTTGTCCTAAGAAAAAAATTTTTGGAGATGAATCTTGTTTTGAGATCTACACTTGTGAAGGTGCTGATGTGTCAAAATATTCTAAGCTTCCTGAAGAGAAAGAGGTGCTGATTCCTCCATATGAGAAGTTTAAAGTCAAGGCTGTCAAGAAAAGGAAAGATTACAAAGATCTCTGGTgtgagactgtgtttgtgttgAACACCACTGGAACAATAAGTAACCTGAACTGTGCGGTTGCACAAAAGGACAAAGCCaatctttaa
- the LOC125261877 gene encoding ecto-ADP-ribosyltransferase 5-like, producing MLLIIEALLLISSALGQDQRDAVEGLIYPLDMALNSVDDQYDGCTKDMANLVKTKYLEKELSYSPEYQKVWKLGEKNATAPGDNLTKNHSVAIYVYTNSAFKVYADFNNAVHNGKQNYTDKSFMWHSLHFLLTDAIQILNKTQNKCYSTYRGTNVQFNRDVLNSTIRFGSFASSSLDRTLAEGYGNVSCFEIKTCEGANLTHYSRFPEEEEVLIPPYETFNVTAVKRRENLSDLWCETVFVLNSTGTRSDLNCALCDGGNRAAFVNVLLTLTLLYKVLTG from the exons ATGCTGCTGATCATTGAAGCTCTTCTTCTCATTTCATCTGCTCTAGGACAG GATCAGAGAGATGCTGTTGAAGGACTGATATATCCACTGGATATGGCACTGAATTCTGTTGATGATCAATATGACGGTTGTACAAAAGACATGGCGAATCTGGTGAAAACTAAATATCTAGAGAAGGAACTGTCTTACTCGCCTGAATATCAAAAAGTTTGGAAATTGGGTGAAAAGAATGCCACGGCTCCAGGAGACAACTTGACGAAGAATCATTCAGTTGCCATTTATGTGTACACTAACTCAGCTTTTAAAGTATACGCTGATTTTAATAATGCCGTTCACAATGGTAAACAAAACTACACAGACAAGTCCTTCATGTGGCATTCACTTCACTTTCTGTTAACAGACGCGATACAGATTctgaataaaacacaaaacaaatgcTATTCCACCTATCGAGGAACGAATGTCCAATTTAATAGAGATGTTCTGAACTCAACGATTCGTTTCGGCTCATTTGCATCCTCTTCTCTTGATCGAACATTAGCAGAAGGTTATGGAAATGTTTCTTGTTTTGAAATCAAAACTTGTGAAGGTGCGAATCTCACACATTACTCAAGGTTTCCTGAGGAGGAAGAGGTGCTGATTCCTCCATATGAGACGTTTAATGTCACTGCCGTCAAGAGAAGAGAAAATCTCAGTGATCTCTGGTgtgagactgtgtttgtgttgAACAGCACTGGAACAAGAAGTGATCTGAACTGTGCATTATGTGACGGTGGAAACCGGGCTgcttttgttaatgttttacTAACATTAACTTTACTTTACAAAGTGCTAACCGGTTAA